In Rattus rattus isolate New Zealand chromosome 3, Rrattus_CSIRO_v1, whole genome shotgun sequence, one genomic interval encodes:
- the Hspb3 gene encoding heat shock protein beta-3 — protein sequence MAKIILRHLIETPVRYQEEFEARGLEDCRLDHALYALPGPTIEDLRKARGTPKALAEDSDSAETPPGEGKSRFQILLDVVQFLPEDIIIQTFEGWLLIKAQHGTRMDEHGFISRSFTRQYKLPDGVETKDLSAILCHDGILVVEVKDPLGTK from the coding sequence ATGGCAAAAATCATTTTGAGGCACCTCATCGAGACCCCAGTGCGTTATCAGGAGGAGTTTGAAGCTCGAGGCTTAGAAGACTGCAGACTGGATCATGCTCTATACGCACTGCCCGGGCCAACCATCGAGGACCTGAGGAAAGCCAGAGGCACGCCaaaggctcttgcagaggactcagacTCCGCCGAGACGCCACCTGGAGAAGGCAAATCCCGTTTCCAGATCTTGCTGGATGTGGTCCAGTTCCTGCCCGAGGACATCATCATCCAGACCTTCGAGGGCTGGCTGCTGATCAAGGCACAGCACGGAACCAGAATGGACGAACACGGGTTTATATCACGGAGTTTCACCAGACAGTACAAACTGCCAGATGGGGTCGAAACCAAAGATTTGTCTGCCATCCTCTGTCATGATGGAATCTTGGTGGTGGAAGTAAAGGATCCATTAGGGACCAAGTGA